One genomic window of Cinclus cinclus chromosome 6, bCinCin1.1, whole genome shotgun sequence includes the following:
- the ISCA2 gene encoding iron-sulfur cluster assembly 2 homolog, mitochondrial, giving the protein MAAGRGWAGMAAQAVLRRSWILVLGGRTSRCSASPCPGRALPRPPAGPARPAGSLLRWASSFSEPGPTESGPSEEQIFLSESCVKRLLEIAEGSEFLRLQVEGGGCSGFQYKFSLDTVINPDDRVFEQGGARVVVDVDSLAFVKGSMVDFSQELIRSSFQVVSNPQAEKGCSCGTSFSVKF; this is encoded by the exons atggcggcggggcggggctgggctggcatgGCGGCGCAGGCTGTGCTGCGGCGGTCGTGGATATTGGTTCTAGGCGGCCGGACGAG CCGCTGCTCCGCTTCACCGTGCCCAGGCCGAGCGCTGCCGAGGCCCCCGGCCGGCCCTGCTCGCCCAGCTGGCTCCCTGCTGCGCTGGGCGTCGTCCTTCTCCGAGCCGGGCCCGACGGAGAGCGGCCCCAGCGAAGAACAGATCTTCCTCAGCGAGAGCTGCGTGAAG AGGCTGCTGGAGATTGCAGAAGGATCAGAGTTTCTCAGGCTGCAGGTAGAAGGAGGTGGCTGCTCTGGCTTCCAGTACAAGTTTTCCTTGGACACAGTTATCAATCCCGATGACAG AGTATTCGAACAAGGTGGTGCCCGTGTGGTCGTGGATGTAGACAGCCTGGCCTTTGTGAAAGGATCTATGGTGGATTTCAGCCAAGAGCTGATCCGAAGCTCCTTCCAGGTGGTGAGCAACCCCCAGGCAGAGAAGGGTTGCTCATGTGGAACTTCCTTCTCTGTCAAATTCTGA
- the NPC2 gene encoding NPC intracellular cholesterol transporter 2, protein MVPSPLALLLALGAAATVLAEPLRFVDCGSVDGSIQEVNVSPCPTQPCLLHKGTSYSINVTFASKIESQGSKARVYGEMLHVDIPFPIPEPDGCKSGIQCPIQKGHSYSYLNKLPVKSEYPSIKLIVKWELVDDQDQMLFCWKIPVQITS, encoded by the exons ATGGTGCCGTCCCCGCTCGCCCTCCTCCTGGCGCTGGGCGCCGCCGCCACCGTCCTGGCCGAGCCCCTCCGCTTCGTTGACTGCG GTTCCGTAGACGGCAGCATCCAGGAGGTGAACGTGAGCCCCTGCCCcactcagccctgcctgctccacAAGGGGACATCCTACAGCATCAACGTCACCTTCGCCAGCA AGATCGAGAGCCAGGGCAGTAAAGCAAGGGTGTATGGGGAGATGCTGCACGTGGACATACCCTTCCCTATTCCTGAACCTGATGGATGCAAGTCTGGGATCCAGTGCCCCATTCAGAAGGGCCATTCCTACAGCTACCTGAATAAACTCCCTGTGAAGAGTGAATACCCCAGT ATTAAACTAATTGTGAAGTGGGAGCTGGTAGATGACCAGGACCAGATGTTGTTCTGCTGGAAGATACCAGTGCAGATCACCAGCTGA